A region of the Cannabis sativa cultivar Pink pepper isolate KNU-18-1 chromosome 3, ASM2916894v1, whole genome shotgun sequence genome:
ctactacaaacatcaacaacatcacagcaacagaactcacaaatccactttgaaaactcaagattttgcatagaaaaaccataactcAATCAACTATCATGCATTACTAACAGCTCAAATATcctcaatttaacatgcttaaaactctgaaaaataacaacaaaatacagcagcaagaacttcaatttatcatgcatgcaataccccattttcatcaaaattcaccaaacttaaagaagaaaagcttagaagctaacctagcttgaattgaACCCCAAAGAGAGATGAAATCACAAGAAAAATCCCAAGTCCTTTGCTGCACCAAGAGGCcgaaaaaagagagaggaaaagagagagagttttccaaattttttttctagtttttttctaactttgaaattttgaagcTTTGTaaagtaaaatgaaataaaaataagggATTCTacttattcatttcagccaacaaataaaatcaaataacatttaattaaccaaataaagtccactaaaggacaaactaataatgggacaaaatgaccattttgccgccttcacactaaaatcacataaataacactaaaggggtatttttgggaaattctaaatttccggccattcccgacattcccaatgtctaataaaccgtcccaatctactaacatactaagttgtgattttaccgagccaaacaccgagttccatgttaccgggcaccgaaaatgcaaaattatgaaaactactaaataacataaaatacatctcaaaattcaataataatagtataataattatttaaatagctataaataattttataattaaacatgagtaactgctaatttctaaattaaactaagcggtctttacaaagaTGGACCAGTCGAGTTACAAGGAACAGCGAGACTATAAGGGATTGAGGGAGTGAGAATTAAGATCGAGATAGTGATCGGGTTCGAGAGCGAGAATATGAGCAAGGTCGTGAGAGAGACCCAAAAAGAGATTGTTTAAATCAGAGCAAGCGAGAACGAGAGCGTGATCGTGACAGAGACCGAGAAAGAGATCgtttaaatcaaaataagaggAGAATAGGGGATAGGATGACGCACGTGAACAAAAATAAAGGTATGTTCTGTGATCGTGTTTAGACAATGAATTTTTTTGGGAAGAATACTGGAGATTACGAGAAATAAAGGTATGTTCTGTGGAGAATTTATGTTTCTTTGTTGCACGCTACATGTAATCCTCAAAGCATTTCATAAACTCATACTTCTACAGGTCCTCCGTAGACTGAGTCATCCCAATATCATGAAATTGAACGAGGTTATCCAAGAAAACGATGAAGTGTTCCTAATTTTTGAGTACATGGTGAGGAAGCATTTTCTTTGAGtttaaacttttgattcatcttttatttatttgtttacacATCTGTTTCATGgcatttttttcacttttaatggtgatttttacTCTTATGTTTCCATATAATAAAGGACAAACAACTTTTTCCCGTCTTGAAGGGAAATATGCAAATAAGAGTCCTGTTCTAGACACTTCCACACTAatcaattattatattatagaatgtttttattttcattttcagcAGCATTATTAGTCTTGGCATTGATGTAGTTTAGCATGCTATGCTGTATGTGGTCCGGTGTTATCATCCTTTAAAGTGTTAGGTGATACTCCATTGTGTAGCCGCCAATTGATTGTGACTCTACTCTCTTTTCTATAAATGTGTTAAGACTATCTAATTACCATTTACTTCTATGGAGTCTTTAGATACAACTGCCTTAAGGATGCAAACAACTACCTTTGAAAAATTCAAAGGACTGTGGAAGACGCTTACAGAGGGAACTTGGAGTGATGCATTTGATGGACTTGGAATGTCCCTGTTACTGACTTGGAACCCTGCTTTTCAGGTGTGTTGTTTCTAGCATTCTTCAAGCTTAGAAGATAAGAATTCAATagattatttaattcaacttttaaagttttagtattttgatGTGTTATCTATAACTTAACACtatttaatcaaagagaaattagGTTGAGATTGTATATTGATTCATAAATTATCTTCAATATACAGTTTTCTATCATCTAAAACAAAGATATATATCCTGAAGCTCTTTCTGAATTTTTCAGCATTTGTGTTAGGTGCAGTCTGTAAGAGTGTTGCTACCTTTCTCACATATCCTGCAATCAGGTGCATTAGTGTTCTCTCAAATTGTGATAGTTATTACTCATAAACATGATTATGGATGTAATTAAAATGTCTACTGGCTATAGGTGTAAGGTGATGATACAAGCTGGAGATCCAAATGACAACGATGGTGGTGGTGCGCAAGTAATTTATCATAATCCACATGACCGGTGCATTAGTGTGTAATTATATTTTGTGCTTTCATTCTTGAGTCTTGTTGTTCCTTTGTGTTGAGATGGTATTTTGTTGAGCAAAGTTCAGTCAATTGGAGAAAAAGAAACTCTCATTCATGTACAAGCAATTCAGCTGTTTTGTATCCCGAAGATCCTGTTAAATTTACTACTTTTTTCACCTAAACAAAAGTATTGATCACCTACTCTTTTAAGGTAATGATTGTTCTTTAGGGATTCATATCATTGAATCTTTTTTTCTTCACTACcttttttaataactaaaaaaatgttTATTTAACTTTTAATCTGTAAATCTTTAATATAGCATTGCTTGAAATTTGTGTGCATGTTTCAAGAAGAATATTGTTGGTCAGTATTATGGCCACACCTCCTTCACTCTTCCTAGGCTCTTTTGAGTTGTAAAACCCACTAGAAGAAAAATGCAGAAAAAATTATCAGTGAAAAATAAACTAGCCATGCGTATTTCACTCTTCACCAATTTCTCTAAATCTTTTCTATAATTACTGCCAAATTCTTAAGAAATTTCCAAGTTGGTGTATTTCACTCTTCACTAATTTctctaaataataaattaaattatatgattatttattgaattattCTCAATTATATTATAAACATCTAACATAAAACTAAGTATACGTGTCTTGCACGTAGCTTTCtcctagtatatataaatatatatatatatatatttatgtaaaaaaTAGATAAGGTGCATGTCTCcaaactattatatatatatagggcaagactatggtaggacTCAATAtaagttccctaccggtagggaaggttttttgaccattgattttagatcCTGTGGTCATTAAGATATAAGGTGTATACTCTTACGATAAGACTGcgtgtatacaattaaaactttatacatattataataatatttaattatgtatttattttttaaaaaataaaataatattaataattaaaaaaattattaatttttaatttttaatttaaattattatctttatttttcaaaattaatttaaattgtatttatataggtatttatttttaaaaaaataattttacttacGATTTttgctattaatttttttataatcttattatcggcgtgttatatttttttgaatttcttaaaatttaacaaaatgtcttaaataacagtaatatacacgaccatgaaaaaaaatttaactaaaaacGTCCCTCGAATATCAGAACAAAAAtaagggtgcatcagtacaCCAGTTTTAGAGGGATGTATTTTAGAATTTCCTAATTAAAATTGCTAAGAACTACCAATAAATTGGCTTGGACAGCCAGtgcaaaaatgaataaaaaaaaaagtcatcagttttttcaaaaaaaaaatatcagtttttttttttttaaagaaaaaaactgTATCGCCCATGAACAATGAACATGAAGTCTTTTtaatatactaggtgattgttacgtgccaagccacgtagtgttagttttatttaatattttagtgttttattttaattaataattaaaatagtataattatttgaacgatttgttttataaaaataaaatatgtgtcagtatatttagtaagtaaaacatagttgtgttataataatgtatgtacattaatcttctaattgaaaaaagttctattatctcatttcatatctaataatagctacacaactatatatttatagactttattaatacgggacttaaaaaatgtataactaattacaatttagaggttattcttatttgtaACTAACCCAaatcgggacttgatttttttataataaattagaggttattcttgaatagagtattcttaaatagaggttctactgtatatatatatatatatatatttatctatacattttatcttttctaggtaATTACAGAAGGGGCAACTCACATACAGTCtcacatttatattatcttttgtagacattttatttatatttttcttttttaaaaaataaataaaaaaaattattaatattctctcaagataggtttgttagagagatatgtgactaagatgatttttttaatttaaaaacagattaagattgtttaatttttttgggtttaattattgggtttatttattaacgggagatcaaacctaatcgttaaatttaacataatattcttttatttttaagtatattctgttaaaccaagaaatgttaAACTAataaatgccgttagatagacacttttattatataaagatatatacatCAACTAAACATTTAAtaattccttcaaaaaaaaaaactaaacatttaataataaaaaaatcatcataaacaaacaaatatgaaataatcccctacatatgtcaaataaaatttttgtacaatcaattatctttaattttttattggccTAATTTCCTTCCCTATAGCATGAGTTAAGAATTGTATTCCCTACTGTAGaaaatccatatatatatatatatatactagcaaaaagcaacgtgcgagacacgtatagtaaattttatgctagttttttctatattatttgaaagtgatacaattaaaaattaaagaaaaaatattattaattattaggtgagattattattatgtgtatctaaatattatagtttataatgttgtcaattaaaagtgaatatcgAATGCATTATATTAGTATTTAAGAAGgcttaatgatttaaatatgttcttaagttaatccaaaaataaactaacaattgatgttccaataatTAAAGAAGTATTACTTAAATAggggtaagataaaaagaaaattaaaaatcaatctctaaattgttgataattgaagatagcattagtcttaaaattgtagataagaaaactaatgatagtcattaaATCCATACTTACATGAAACGGTTAGATCAAAAAGAAAAACTCTATATGATTAAATATAGTATAGAGTTTTACTTTTgacaatatttattatttttgaatataatATTTGGACAATATTCAttattcacaataaattgtTACAACTACtttctttttgtattttcttttaatttacaaTCAATCAATGTTATTACtgttttaagaaatttaatagAAGCAATAGAAACGAAAACGAAATATGAGAGATGCATGATGAAGATATATTCTTCTTAAAAGAAACAAATGAAGAAGCGATGaatattaacattaaaatttcatatttatctttattaaaaaaaaaattatgatattaaagtGATGAATATTAACATTACTTGGGAGAATAAGCAGAGAGAAAAATCTGGAGAAGAAAAGAAGCGGTGTAACggccaacaaaaaaaattggagGGTATATGATTCTGTTATATATATTGGAATAAAAAAAGACAGAGAAGAGATGAAATATAAATAGGTTTTGAGTTGATGACATATATTATTCTCAGCTAGCTATGATATAAATTAGAATAAGAATGTCCAAATTATAATAGGAAAAGGAATacatagatatttaatttttaaattctttatggcgaactaaataataaataaaaaaaaagataaaaaataaaacaaaaactaaataacaaaaaaaaataattctaaaacATTAACAATAGCTGAAATTATAACTTACTTTCCACGGACGACACACTTTTCCCGTCAATAattaactattaaaaaacttaaTCCAACTCCTATTTCCTCCTCCAAGCTACCAACAGAAGAAAATCTTGCAATTATTTATAccaagaaaggaaaaaaaaacaaaaaacaaataaaccccaTTACAATATTACCATATGCAGTGTGCTTAAGCGCGTTAAATACATTAAACAAAATTTTTGTTGacaataaatatatgaaaaaagtgaaaaaaagaATTCAGcttgaaggaaaacaaaatgTACGAAATCATAACAAAGTCAAATATCAAAAACCCAAATACCTCTTTATACTAATACCTCTTTATACAATCTTTGTATGACTGCTACAAAGAATGAGTGATAGACATGCAACAATATGATTAATCTCCTTTTTTTGACATAACCACTACCTACCATTGTATAGTATTCATCAAGCTTCATACCTCAGTCTAATATGTATGTAAAACCTACAACAGAATTAATGTCTATTTTCACATAACCACTACCATGGTATATATTCATCAAACCTCATACTTCACTCCACTATGTAATGTAAACCTTAAAACAACAGAAACTAAGAACAGCAAATTGTTACAGCTATAGGATACAGAAGGTTTCACAATCCATAAAACTCAAAGCAGCTACATGGTAATTTTTCCAAATTTGGGAATCTAATCTCATCTACCTAACATTCAGGGCACACATAACGAGTGTAACAAGTCATAAATCCTTAATAATTAGCTCCATTCTATTGTCTCCTCACAGTCACAGGATCATCCTCATATCGAAGTAGAACCAATACATCCACAACTGGGAATTGTGACCTCCAGATAAGACAACAATATCCTGATCACTAAGACCCATGTGGCCAAATACATCCCTCAAGTGATCAGAACCTGCAATTTAGTAACATATTAAGATTCCCATTCTTTTGCTAATCATATAGATGATCCAAACTGATCTTGCTCTGACTTAATTTAAACAACACAAAGCAACACTAACCTTTGGTGGCATTCGACAAGCGACCTTCTGGGGGCGGTTCTTGCTTATCCTGGGACAGATCATAAGCCCATCAAAAACTTGCTTGGCACAAAAACAACCCAAAAAGATCTTTATACATAAACATTATGAGCACATTTATTAATGTGTTATGAAATAGAACTGGAGAAGTAattttcacaaaaaatttaaatgCAAACCAAAACATATACCTTTAacgaaatcaaaaaaaaaaaaaaaattgaaaacataATGAAAAcaggaaaatatttttttaaatgcatcaacaggaaaatatttttttaaaaaaaaatgtactttttttaattttgggggaaaatataatgaaaacataaaaattgaaacTTTATTATTGAAATGATACCTTGAGAAGAAAGCGAAGAAACCcagttatataaatattttttaaaaaaataaataaaaaggaaatatttcaaattaataataataattactttttCAAATACAATACACATTAGATACGAAAGCCATACCAACTTTATCCAATTTCTTATAATCATTCACTTTTTCTGTGTTTGTTTTTCCTCTGTTCAAGTTCAAATACCCATACGAGTTTTAAGGGAGAAAACCAGATTGCAAAATGGCTGATGCTAAGAGGGCTTTGATGGAAGGTGGTGGGAATTTGAACCAGAAGTTTTCTGGGCGTTTGATTCCAAAGAGGGGTCAAGTCACGATGACTGCTGTGGCGGTTCTGCTTCATTCTTTCTCTTCGGTATTCTCTCTCAATGGTCGCTGTATCGATGGTCCTCACTTAGCTAGAGCCTAGCTAAGCTTCCAAATCCAACGTTGGTAACATATTCAGTTACCAAAGTCAGGggtggagagagagagactgaatcTCAAAAAGTTGCAAGCTGTTTTTGATGTTATTGTAACTGGGACTGGGAGGCTGTAAaatttttgtagttttttttctATATGTTAGATGAGTTTTGATCCTTCTAAAGTTTCATCTTTTTCAAATTGTTAGTGATAAAAATCTTAATGAGATAATCTTCACATTCCACTGCTTCACAGTCTTAGCCACCAACCCATCTTTCCTCTGCTGCGATTCGATTCGATACCCATCTTTGTGGCTTTCCAACAAAGCCGGTAAGTGTGTTTTGCTTTATAgataaatatcagttcaaattcaaatatttaatttaggatatttattattattttattatagataaataatattttattattttattaaataaaaattaaaagtcacccataaaattctcaaaaaccaagaatttcagttatataggtatactttatataaaatagatataaatttatatatattgatttgaaagaaagaaaagaaaaaattggaccgacaattcaaaaagaaaaagcaaaacTAATGTttaattctttattattattaattattattattattctaatttttttattcaaaaaaaattattattctaattttaagtTAAAAGAAATCTAAATTAGAAAGTGAAAAAGAtgcataaactaaaaaaatagtaatagaaaactaattattaaaatattaataaaatttgaagagacattaattttgtaaaaagtCCACTTttactattatattttatactCTCTTATCACCCTTAGGTAATCAATAAGGCATAATAAAATATCTCTACCCACAAAATAAGTATCCTTACTATAAATGTGTATCAAATTATaagtaataaattaattattatcaaGTTAACAGTAGTTTATTAATATTCTTAGttcattattaaataaatagcaaTTATTCGAATAATGATCCATGTAGCCGTTTAAAATCttccatattataatacataagtatcagattatagataatatattaattattatcaaGTTAAaagtaattactaattattcttagtcaatttttaaattaattgcaACTGTTCAAATAATAATCCATTCACTAAAACTAATGTAATCATGTAATGGTTACATATTTAGCTGAAACAACTTCCATATATATAGTTAGCTCTAGAACAAAAATGAAGCACTAACATGTTATACTATCTCAAAAcaataatactaataattataattacttTACAAGACTACAAAAAGGAATGCCTACCAACTGAAATTAATATACTGCTCAATTCAAAACTGGTTGATAGTATGTCTTCTACAAATCATTAGTTGTTAAGACAAGAAGACAATGAAGTTTGATAAAAAAGCTACCATATTGTACTTAGTATACAACAACACCTGAAAGTATTCTCCACTAAAAATAACTGAAGATGAATTTTGGTCGGATAAATTAAAGGgggattatttattattcacAAAATTGTATCAAATGAAAACATAACCTGCCTATAAAGTTGGTTGAGAGTGGCTTCAAAAGCATCACCATTGTAACATAACAAAGCCACCTTTCACCTTCTGTATCGGTATCGTTTGAAGTTGAAGTAGACGTGCAGAATCCCACGTTCAAATGTGCATTTAAATCCTTTCTTGTGAGAGTATTCCCATTCTTTGTTCACAATCCGGAAAGCCTGAGAAAGATTTACCAGCATTAACTATCAAAACATATGTATATGTAAATTacgaagaaaaaataaaatgtctgAATTAGGATGAGAAAACATACAATATCTTCATAAGGTGGTCCTGCATGGAAGCGAATAATGCAAGTCTCACTATTGTTCCCATCCTTCTCGATAGTGTAGTTAGGAGCCTTCGTCTTGTCAACAAGGTCTGGGTAAAATATGTTGAACTTGTATCCTTGTACAATCTTTGGAGGAGGGTTATCATGATCGTAGTGAGTCTGATTGTATTTGTTCCATTCATATCCAGTATGAACTCGGTTGAAGTATTTCGGCTTTCTTGGCCGGTACTTGTCATGCCACCAGTACACCTGTATCATATGACAAGgaaagcttgattatataggtatttaaagaagaaaagaaacaaaagaagaatAGAATGGACTCATCTTCTACCTGTGAATCAAGGTTCACTTCTGCACCAGTGCCGAAGACAGCATCGCCTTCCTCCATACTTCCCATGGCTTTCATGGCCTTCATCTCAAAATTCTCTTCTGGTGGAGCTGGCTTTGAAGCAATCGCCTCTTGAATCCTCCTTTGCTGCTCTTCTCTCACTGCAATACGCTTCCGTTCCTATTGATGATACCAATGATGCGGTTAACAAATATTGATTTAATTACATGCTTGCTAGTCAAATCAAATTGCACTTTGTATAATACCATTATAGCCCTGTCCACTTCAGGATCAATAGCTTCCTCATTTTCATCAGCGTGACATAATTCTGGAGAAAATGATCCAGCATCATCTTTAGCTTCATGTGTTTCTTCCGGTATGGGCTCAGGAGAATATGCTTGATAACCTTCATGATAAAAGATAGAAAATTAGCAAACTACTACCATTACAACAAAGTCAAACTGACAACAAAAAAGCGAGGGTACCATCCAAATTCACATGAATATCATCGTcactttctttctcttcttcagaTTTCTCACTCTCATCAGCCTCCAACTTTTCTTCATCATCTGCTGGGTGCTCAAGGCGTAGCAAATGTTGGCGCAACATTTTAGCATGAATTTCCTTCAAACAAGCCTGCATTTGTAACAATCCAGCAGTGAGAACAAACACAGTAGCTTCATATTTTAAGaagctaaataaaataaagaatttaGTAATTACCTTGGCCTTGTATACATGAAGGCGTTTTAGAACAGCCTCCCAATACTCAACAACTTTAGCAGTACCAGAACGCATTTCTGACTCAATATGAGACTGTAATGCCTCCAATTCACCATAACTCTTTTTTTCCAATTGGTTTCTCACATCTAGTTCAATGCTAGAATGCAGACCCCTGTCTTCTGCAAGCAACTCAGGAGGAGGCTCCTCGCCACGCACTCTAGCTCGATCCAATGCATCTCTCTTCCTAGCTTCTGTTAGCTCCCAATCACAAACGACAAGAAGTGCCTGTCCAATTGCACTTATCAGGACAAGTGAAAATTGAAATGTAAATCCAAAGTAACGTTTTTCAGCCAACATCTCT
Encoded here:
- the LOC115709389 gene encoding splicing factor Cactin produces the protein MGSHGRSSSRKEGSSKSRRRSRRSDDSDSEENSLSDDSDTREYKRRHSDSRGKSSRRSRNRSTSRGKDSDESSGSEESDGRGRKRKKKSSRAITDEEIAEYLAKKAQKKAMKVAKQLKSHTASVYSNDSNPFGDSNLNEQFVWRKKIEKDVHQGVPLDEFSLKAAKKKQRERMADVEKVKKRREDRALEKAQHEEEMALLARERARAEFQDWEKKEEEFHFDQSKIRSQIRLREGRIKPIDILSKHLNGSDDTDIDLREPYLVFKGLTVKDMEELRDDIKMHLDLDRTTPTHIEYWEALLVVCDWELTEARKRDALDRARVRGEEPPPELLAEDRGLHSSIELDVRNQLEKKSYGELEALQSHIESEMRSGTAKVVEYWEAVLKRLHVYKAKACLKEIHAKMLRQHLLRLEHPADDEEKLEADESEKSEEEKESDDDIHVNLDGYQAYSPEPIPEETHEAKDDAGSFSPELCHADENEEAIDPEVDRAIMERKRIAVREEQQRRIQEAIASKPAPPEENFEMKAMKAMGSMEEGDAVFGTGAEVNLDSQVYWWHDKYRPRKPKYFNRVHTGYEWNKYNQTHYDHDNPPPKIVQGYKFNIFYPDLVDKTKAPNYTIEKDGNNSETCIIRFHAGPPYEDIAFRIVNKEWEYSHKKGFKCTFERGILHVYFNFKRYRYRR